The Xenopus tropicalis strain Nigerian chromosome 2, UCB_Xtro_10.0, whole genome shotgun sequence genome window below encodes:
- the LOC116408778 gene encoding anaphase-promoting complex subunit 4-like isoform X1 — protein MGMYCWVCWPLAQVKGKIIVLIKCLFLAMLRMSEGHVLPELNKMTQKDITFVADFLTEHFNEYLKDEDDILMWPPNTEGNQWFSFLQSSTHLKESPLLFPYYPEKSLHCEKANGSCH, from the exons ATGGGAATGTATTGCTGGGTTTGCTGGCCACTTGCCCAAGTGAAGGGAAAAATAATTGTGTTAATAAAATGTCTTTTTCTAGCCATGCTCCGAATGTCAGAGGGCCACGTACTTCCCGAACTAAACAAG ATGACTCAGAAAGATATAACATTTGTGGCTGATTTCCTAACGGAGCATTTTAATGAA TATTTGAAGGATGAAGATGATATCCTAATGTGGCCGCCCAACACTGAAGGGAATCAGTGGTTTAGCTTCCTTCAGAGCAGCACACACCTCAAAG AGAGCCCACTGCTGTTTCCCTACTACCCCGAAAAGTCTTTGCACTGTGAAAAGGCAAATGGAAGCTGTCATTGA
- the LOC116408778 gene encoding anaphase-promoting complex subunit 4-like isoform X2: MKNFKAFFRWLYVAMLRMSEGHVLPELNKMTQKDITFVADFLTEHFNEYLKDEDDILMWPPNTEGNQWFSFLQSSTHLKESPLLFPYYPEKSLHCEKANGSCH, encoded by the exons ATGAAAAACTTCAAGGCTTTCTTTAGATGGCTGTATGTGG CCATGCTCCGAATGTCAGAGGGCCACGTACTTCCCGAACTAAACAAG ATGACTCAGAAAGATATAACATTTGTGGCTGATTTCCTAACGGAGCATTTTAATGAA TATTTGAAGGATGAAGATGATATCCTAATGTGGCCGCCCAACACTGAAGGGAATCAGTGGTTTAGCTTCCTTCAGAGCAGCACACACCTCAAAG AGAGCCCACTGCTGTTTCCCTACTACCCCGAAAAGTCTTTGCACTGTGAAAAGGCAAATGGAAGCTGTCATTGA
- the LOC105946693 gene encoding uncharacterized protein LOC105946693 translates to MLRLYCSISAFISEAPDCDAGTSNNSGHIVPNQEQESEPKEDNSTSSSLPSELNISEFGSDVANKIQGAEGPSTSPVEPGSPSLDQFNLGQVLGEGGFGKVSDSLHN, encoded by the exons ATGTTGAGACTATATTGTTCCATTTCTGCTTTCATTTCAGAAGCTCCTGATTGTGATGCTGGCACGTCCAATAACAGCGGACACATTGTTCCCAATCAGGAGCAAGAGTCTGAGCCAAAGGAAGATAATTCCACCTCTTCCAGTCTTCCATCAGAA CTCAACATCTCTGAATTTGGCTCAGATGTTGCCAATAAAATACAGGGCGCAGAAGGACCATCTACCAG ccctGTTGAGCCTGGATCTCCCTCACTTGATCAATTCAACCTGGGTCAAGTGTTGGGAGAAGGAGGATTTGGGAAGGTGAGCGACTCATTGCACAATTAG
- the LOC108645342 gene encoding serine/threonine-protein kinase N2-like: protein LQVFLAEHKNTEVLYAIKALKKEHVLEKGNLDSVFHEKEILQTVSSSNHPFLVSLHGTFQTASHLFYVMEYLPGGDMFDFIRSVELEEPDVMFYTACVVLGLEALHQLGIVHRDLKLENLLLDRDGYLKIVDFGLSKDRFGYSDRTNTVCGTRTYMAPEIYLKLGYGMATDWWALGITVYIMLLYELHMRDVVQYRACT, encoded by the exons CTCCAGGTATTCCTAGCCGAGCACAAGAACACCGAAGTGCTATATGCCATCAAGGCCCTGAAAAAAGAACACGTTTTGGAAAAGGGCAATTTGGACAG TGTCTTCCATGAGAAGGAAATCCTCCAGACGGTAAGTTCTTCTAACCACCCGTTCCTAGTGTCATTACATGGAACCTTCCAGACGGCGTCTCACCTGTTCTACGTCATGGAATATCTACCTGGAGGTGACATGTTTGACTTCATAAGATCAGTGGAACTAGAAGAACCGGACGTCAT gTTTTACACCGCATGCGTTGTCCTTGGCCTGGAGGCATTACATCAGCTTGGCATTGTCCATAG AGATCTAAAGCTGGAGAATTTGCTGTTGGACCGGGATGGCTACCTTAAGATCGTAGACTTCGGCCTCAGCAAAGACA GATTTGGATACAGCGACCGCACGAACACCGTGTGCGGAACAAGAACATACATGGCCCCTGAGATCTATCTGAAACTTGGATACGGCATGGCCActgactggtgggccctaggaattACTGTTTACATCATGCTCCTGTATGAG CTGCACATGAGAGATGTAGTTCAGTACAGAGCCTGCACTTGA
- the LOC116408779 gene encoding probable serine/threonine-protein kinase DDB_G0288795, translated as MSSILYDDIELPEDLSEDASTLIQELLEKDPEFRLGSGDAGAEMIKEHPFFKDMDWDHLLQRRITAPYVLGNEDLESQENPGCQAPALPPTAARIPSELQEAFRGF; from the exons ATGAGTAGCATCCTTTATGATGACATCGAGCTGCCCGAAGACCTATCAGAGGATGCCTCCACTCTAATACAAGAA ctgttagaGAAAGATCCTGAATTTCGCCTCGGTTCGGGTGACGCCGGGGCTGAAATGATTAAAGAGCACCCCTTCTTTAAA GATATGGACTGGGACCATCTGTTGCAGAGAAGGATTACGGCTCCATATGTACTGGGCAACGAAGACCTGGAGAGCCAAGAGAACCCTGGATGCCAAGCTCCAGCACTGCCACCAACTGCTGCAAGGATTCCATCAGAGCTGCAAGAGGCATTCAGAGGATTCTGA